A single Cnuibacter physcomitrellae DNA region contains:
- a CDS encoding carboxymuconolactone decarboxylase family protein has product MTDRDKTREQIFEEGLAVRREVLGAAHVDASLGATSEFSRPIQELVTEYCWGIVWTSDGLERKTRSLINIAMLTALNRSHELAVHVRGALTNGATEAEIQEVLLQTAIYVGVPAALESFRIADRVVKEHHNAG; this is encoded by the coding sequence ATGACCGACCGGGACAAGACCCGCGAGCAGATCTTCGAGGAGGGCCTCGCGGTCCGCCGCGAGGTGCTCGGAGCAGCTCACGTCGACGCCTCTCTCGGCGCGACGAGCGAGTTCTCGCGACCCATCCAGGAGCTCGTCACCGAGTACTGCTGGGGCATCGTCTGGACGAGCGACGGACTCGAGCGCAAGACCCGCAGCCTCATCAACATCGCCATGCTGACCGCTCTCAACCGCTCGCACGAGCTGGCGGTGCACGTGCGAGGGGCGCTCACCAACGGGGCGACCGAGGCCGAGATCCAGGAGGTGCTGCTGCAGACCGCGATCTACGTGGGCGTCCCGGCGGCCCTGGAGTCGTTCCGCATCGCGGACCGCGTCGTGAAGGAGCACCACAATGCCGGATGA
- a CDS encoding GntR family transcriptional regulator, with protein MTPTNSLAESWTVGPMGRVSAPLREQVIAALRQAILDFQLKPGQRLVERELIEQLGVSRTTIREALRELTSEGLVTVVPQRGAMVSAPSLADAVDLYEVRASLESLVVQRFVERATDDEVDDLRRTVEDLAVVSDNSHDIREILQAKDRFYAVLIRGARSAALQQLLEGIQARVQVLRATSLSEAGRALEVVRELRAVVAAIAARDAELASRLCAEHVRKASVTALHSLRESEGE; from the coding sequence ATGACTCCGACGAACTCGCTCGCAGAGTCGTGGACCGTCGGCCCCATGGGCCGGGTCTCCGCGCCGCTGCGTGAGCAGGTGATCGCCGCGCTGCGGCAGGCGATCCTCGACTTCCAGCTGAAGCCGGGCCAGCGCCTGGTGGAGCGGGAGCTCATCGAGCAGCTCGGCGTCTCGCGCACCACGATCCGCGAAGCCCTCCGCGAGCTGACGAGCGAAGGGCTCGTCACCGTGGTGCCGCAGCGCGGGGCGATGGTGAGCGCACCGTCCCTGGCGGATGCGGTCGACCTGTACGAGGTGCGCGCCTCGCTCGAGTCGCTGGTGGTCCAGCGGTTCGTGGAGCGCGCCACCGACGACGAGGTCGACGACCTCCGCCGGACCGTCGAGGACCTCGCCGTCGTCAGCGACAACTCGCACGACATCCGCGAGATCCTGCAGGCCAAGGACCGCTTCTACGCCGTGCTCATCCGCGGGGCCAGGAGCGCTGCGCTGCAGCAGCTGCTCGAGGGCATCCAAGCGCGGGTGCAGGTGCTGCGGGCGACCTCCCTCTCAGAGGCCGGCCGTGCGCTCGAGGTGGTGCGCGAGCTGCGCGCTGTCGTGGCCGCGATCGCGGCGCGCGACGCGGAGCTCGCCTCGCGCCTCTGCGCCGAGCACGTGCGGAAGGCGTCGGTCACGGCGCTGCACAGCCTGCGGGAGTCGGAGGGGGAGTAG
- a CDS encoding cupin domain-containing protein — MIHIRPHEQAGIAGKPGSQFTGDAFPYLTMPATDGVTINSVDFTPGARTHWHTHERGQIILVVAGRGLVQSEGGPIEVLRQGDTVWIPGGERHWHGAAPDSFLIHTAISLGVTDWSNPVADEDYHGPVRSEETAS, encoded by the coding sequence GTGATCCACATCCGACCGCACGAGCAGGCGGGCATCGCGGGCAAGCCCGGCTCGCAGTTCACCGGCGACGCCTTCCCGTACCTCACGATGCCCGCCACCGACGGCGTCACGATCAACTCCGTCGACTTCACGCCCGGCGCGCGGACGCACTGGCACACGCACGAGCGCGGGCAGATCATCCTGGTCGTCGCCGGTCGAGGACTCGTCCAGAGCGAGGGCGGTCCGATCGAGGTCCTCCGGCAGGGCGACACCGTGTGGATCCCGGGTGGCGAGCGCCACTGGCACGGTGCCGCTCCCGACTCGTTCCTCATCCACACCGCCATCTCCCTCGGCGTCACCGACTGGTCGAACCCGGTCGCCGACGAGGACTACCACGGCCCCGTCCGTTCAGAGGAGACCGCATCATGA
- a CDS encoding NAD(P)-dependent oxidoreductase, with translation MPDELAMASGPASIGFVGLGNMGIPMVTNLVAAGFDVVASDVSPEARSRAAEAGASAVDTAREVAAAAGTVILMLPNSQIVKSVVDSMVGSLAPGSLVIDMSSSEPLRTRELAEQLATRRIRMIDAPVSGGVGGAVAGKLTIMVGGSPADVASAAPVLAAMGRVVPAGPIGAGHAIKALNNLLSATHLWITAEAMTAGERFGLDPAVMLEVFNSSSGRSGSTENKFPNFVLTERYDSGFGLRLMLKDMRIATELASQVGVPSILGEEAVTLWAEAADELDPAADHTRVAQYVATAERGAIAT, from the coding sequence ATGCCGGATGAGCTCGCTATGGCGTCGGGGCCGGCTTCGATCGGATTCGTCGGGCTGGGCAACATGGGGATCCCGATGGTGACGAACCTCGTCGCCGCCGGGTTCGACGTGGTCGCGTCCGATGTGTCTCCGGAGGCGCGCTCCCGCGCGGCCGAGGCGGGCGCGTCGGCCGTGGACACGGCCCGCGAGGTCGCCGCCGCCGCGGGCACCGTCATCCTCATGCTGCCGAACTCGCAGATCGTGAAGTCGGTGGTCGACTCGATGGTCGGGTCGCTCGCGCCCGGTTCGCTGGTGATCGACATGAGCTCGTCGGAGCCGTTGCGCACCCGTGAGCTGGCCGAGCAGCTGGCGACCCGGCGCATCCGCATGATCGACGCGCCCGTGTCGGGCGGGGTCGGCGGGGCCGTCGCGGGGAAGCTGACGATCATGGTGGGCGGTTCGCCCGCCGACGTCGCTTCGGCCGCACCGGTGCTCGCCGCGATGGGGCGCGTCGTTCCCGCCGGCCCGATCGGCGCCGGACACGCGATCAAGGCGCTCAACAACCTGCTCTCGGCCACGCACCTGTGGATCACCGCGGAGGCGATGACCGCGGGCGAGCGCTTCGGCCTCGACCCGGCCGTCATGCTCGAGGTGTTCAACTCCTCCAGCGGACGCAGCGGCTCGACGGAGAACAAGTTCCCGAACTTCGTGCTCACCGAGCGCTACGACTCGGGGTTCGGGCTGCGGCTCATGCTCAAGGACATGCGGATCGCCACCGAGCTGGCGTCGCAGGTCGGTGTGCCGAGCATCCTGGGCGAGGAGGCGGTGACGTTGTGGGCGGAGGCCGCCGACGAGCTCGACCCCGCCGCCGATCACACCCGCGTCGCGCAGTACGTGGCGACCGCCGAGAGGGGTGCCATCGCGACGTAG
- a CDS encoding carboxymuconolactone decarboxylase family protein: MALTAEQQQLKDEFIAVRGTWGDSWEAILKLDPGFLKAYLEFSAVPWRKNHLDAKTKEFMYIAIDAAATHLYEPGIRQHIKAALALGATKQEIMEVLECTATLGIHAMNIGVPILVEVLEEKGLRTGPAELTAYQEEVKAEFTRSRGYWHAFWDEMLELDPEIFATYTDFSSVPWRTGTLSPKVREFIYIAFDTAATHLYVKGLKLHIENAIGYGATPQEILEVMEIASVIGIHAVTTAAPILLEEAGE, translated from the coding sequence ATGGCACTCACTGCCGAACAGCAGCAACTGAAGGACGAGTTCATCGCGGTGCGCGGCACCTGGGGCGACTCGTGGGAGGCGATCCTCAAGCTCGACCCGGGATTCCTCAAGGCGTACCTCGAGTTCTCGGCGGTGCCCTGGCGCAAGAACCACCTGGACGCGAAGACCAAGGAGTTCATGTACATCGCGATCGACGCCGCCGCGACGCACCTCTACGAGCCCGGCATCCGCCAGCACATCAAGGCGGCGCTCGCGCTGGGCGCGACGAAGCAGGAGATCATGGAGGTGCTCGAGTGCACCGCCACGCTCGGCATCCACGCGATGAACATCGGTGTGCCGATCCTCGTGGAGGTGCTCGAGGAGAAGGGCCTGCGCACCGGCCCGGCCGAGCTCACCGCCTACCAGGAGGAGGTGAAGGCCGAGTTCACCCGCAGCCGCGGGTACTGGCACGCGTTCTGGGACGAGATGCTCGAGCTCGACCCCGAGATCTTCGCCACGTACACCGACTTCTCGTCGGTCCCGTGGCGGACGGGCACCCTCTCGCCCAAGGTGCGGGAGTTCATCTACATCGCGTTCGACACCGCCGCCACGCACCTCTACGTGAAGGGGCTGAAGCTGCACATCGAGAACGCGATCGGCTACGGGGCCACCCCGCAGGAGATCCTCGAGGTGATGGAGATCGCCTCCGTCATCGGCATCCACGCCGTCACGACGGCCGCCCCCATCCTCCTGGAGGAGGCCGGCGAGTAG